The Candidatus Woesearchaeota archaeon genomic interval CATTCTCTGTAACCTCCTACATCTAATTGTACGCCTCCCCATTGTGGATGTAACACAGCATATTCAGCCCAATTTGGATCCACTCTCTGAAGTTCTCTGATTGTATGTTTCCAATTTTCATATGTTTCATTAAGTCTTTCTTGGTTAAGTAATCTTTGAGCATGATTTGGTAATCCATATTGTTTCAAGGCATCAATAAAATTTAACATAAAGCCAATTCTATCTTCACTTTCATAATGTAAGTTATCTACTGCAGTTCGATACTCGCCATTTGTTTGTCTTCCTTTATGACTTATTGTTAATTGTTTATATGCTCCTTGAAGAAATCTACTTCTATCATAGGTTTTTAATTTACTCATTCTATCACTAAGTTTTTCAACCAATTGATCTTTCATATTATCAATAATAATCAACATTATGTATATAAATGTTTTGGTTATTTATCACCCCCTGGTTAATAAACAAAAAGTCCCTTCCCTTGATTTAAATTCGTCGTTTGTTCTTTCTATTGGAAATGCCTTTAATTTTCTAATATAATCGCCAAAAGGACAAATAAACAAATTGCTTCCAACTCCTATTGCGGGTGCTTCAAAACCATTTTGGCGCAGTATAAGGCTGAGTATACAGTAATCCAAATGGCTTTTATGATTTGACATGTAAATTATTCTAGATTATATAGCGGTGTATGAACCATTCTACCCTACCTTCTTGACTTGCATAAAAAGAATGGTCGTAATCATCTGTCAATTTGCTTACATCAGCTTTATTGTCCGGCATCAAGGCAGAGAAATAAAGGCTGCTTTAAAATTTTTTCTATTGGCAGTTACTTTCGCCTGTCCATCTTCAGTTCAGCTTCGCTCGGGCCGTAAGTCATGGAGATGATCGAAGCAATGAACATCAGTATGAATAACAGCAGGAATGTGAAGCTGAACGATTCTCCGATTGCATCTGCAATTGCCTCATAATAGAACACAACAATGAAAAACCCGATTATGCTCGCTGCCATGAACGTGCCGGATAACGGAGCAATAGGCCTCTGGATCCATGATTTCTCTTCAACCATAAAATCACCTCTTTATTTGGTTGTTTTTGGCTTTTTAGTATTTATATCTTTTGTTTATTTCAGAATTTGCTAACCGATATTCTGACCTAAAAACTGCGGGTAATCTTTAATTAGAAAATCTACTTGCTCTTTGGTTATATAAAGATTATAATTCTCATCGGTTTTGTAGTGTGTTAAAAAAGAATTCAATTCAGAGCGCAGAGCAAATGCTTCTCTTGTTATTGGTTTTCCTAAATCGAAAGCTGAAAAAAACTTATCAATAGACATTGGTCCATCTGAATGTAGGATCTTCCCAACAAGAACTAATGGCCCTCCATCGATTACATCTTTGACAAACACGTCTGATTTATCTCCACCGTAAAAATGTGTTTTGCAATATCTCTCAGCAAGCCCTTTAAGCATTTCATTTTTTTCCCGAAGTGGCCTGAAAAATTCTTTCCAATCTATCTCATCCATTTTACCATACACCTTTTTATCCAAACTTGACAAACTTCAAGCCATTAACCTGCTTTCTGGCTTTTTCAAGCTTTTTATTGAAATCATCCATGAATTCCGTCATCTTTTTGCATGCGATCTCTTTTATCTCGCCGCTCAGCATTTTCCCTGATTCATAGTCATCATGGATCTTTTTCAGCTCTTTATCATCTTCAACTAAATGATATTTCAGCAGCTCGAAAACCATGTCTTTCTCTATAACCGCTCCAAGCCTTCTCTGCTCTTCCAAAGTATCTCTGCCGCCAGTCAATGCCTTCTTTATTTTACTGCATGCGGAACTTGCATCTTCAGGCAGTTCTATCATGCTGTCGGGATTGGATTTTGACATTTTTAGCGAGCCGTCTAATGCAGGCATAAACTTGTGATACAATGAAGATGGCGCAAAGAACTTCTTTTCCTTAACTCTTGCTACAATGTCTCTTGTCAGCCTTAAATGAGGATCCTGGTCAATGCCGACAGGAATTATGCCGGGCATTCTTTCATTTATTTGCGGATAAAGAATATCTCCAACCTGCGTAACAGCAGACATTATCCTACCCGGGTCTGCATTCCCGTATATTGCTGTGAATTCATTCAATGTAATTTTTTTTGCAAATTCATAAGCCAGATGAACAACATCCTTGTTTTCTGACTGGAAGTAAAATATTGTTTTTTTTGGGTCTAAGCCAAGGGCAATGTAAGCCGGAATGTGAAAATTCAATGCTCTTTTTTTGGCTTCTTCCAGAGGAACGCCTCTTGCAGCAGCTGATTCCAAATCTGCAACCAAGATGAATGTTTTTGCGCCGTGATCCTGGAAATACTTGATGTTCTCAACAACCATCTTTGTTCCGAGATGGATCTTCTCAGCTGTGGGCATTATGCCTGACAGGACATAAAATGGCTTTTTTTCCTTTATGCATTTGGAAATAATGTTAAGATCCCTGCCTGCAAAAACTATGCCTCTCCTCATCAGCCTGTTTGGATCTGGGAATAGACCTAGATCAAACGGCTCCAATCCGAAGTCTTTAACGATCTTCGAATAGTCTTCAGGGAGTTCGCTTCCGTAAACGTCTATGATTTTTGACATTGGTGATCACTTACAGGGCTTATTATTTAAAGTTTTCTTAAAATAGTCTGCTAAAACTTTTCCGCAAACTATTGATGATGTAAAAGGATAACCGGGGAACCTACCACCATTTCTTGAGCCATCTGCCTTGCACTCCCCAATTGCGAAAAGGTCTTTGCAACCTGTGGCTTCTCCCAAATTATCTGTTTTAATGCCCCCAGCAGTGTAATGTGCCGTAGGTGTGATCTTAATTTTTCCGTCAGTGCCTGCAAAATAAACTTCAGAGCCTCTTTTCATATAAGCAGTTATTTGTCTAAGGAGTTGATCAAAAATTTCATGATACTTGTTGTTTCTGACCAAATCACGGGTTTCTTTGTCAAAAACAAAATTGCCTTCAGAGTCAATGAATTCACCCTCTCTGGTTTCGTTTCCAATCAAGATTTTTCTTCCTTCATTATATCCAAAAGGATGAATAAAAATGCAATCAGTGTTGATTATCTCGCTGCCATTCTTTCTGACAATATCAAAAATATTGTAACTTTTGTATCTGAAATTATTGGTATATTCAAAAGTTCCTGCATACCCTCCTGTAGCCAAAACAAGGTATCTTGCTCTTAATTTGATATCTCTGTCTTTTTTTATGAAGTATACATCAAACAAGTCATTACTCTTGGCAAAATCCATTAGGTTTGCTTCTGTTTCAAATGAAGAAATGTGTTGCTGGAGTTTTTCTAAAATCATTCTTCCGCCCTTTTTTCTACCTGAGGGAATTACCCCAAAACTTCTATGCTCAAAATTTATCTCAAGCTCTTTAAACAAACTTAAAACAAGATCTGCTCTGGAATAAATGAATCTCATTCTTTTTTCATCTTCGCCTAATTGTGTTGTGCTTTTTTCAATTATATCATCTAGTTCTTTATTTTTAGGCACTCTGCAATGGCCAAAGCTCATTGACGACGTATTTGATAAGAGCGTCTTTTGTTCAGTACAAACAAGATATTTAATATGCTTCTTTTCCAGTTCAAAGGCCAAAACACTTCCGGCAATACCGCTGCCAATAATTAAGACGTCATATAAACCATGCATGCCAGCGATAATCACCGCTTATGATTTTCATTCCCTTTTCCTCCATGTTTTAAGTCAGTATGACTGATTGAATTTAGATATTTTCGGCACATCCTGGCATAAAAAAGGGTGCAAATTGACTCACTCGGTTCATAAAAGAAATCCGCTGCAATGCCTAAAAAAGAGCCATCTGCACCGCAATAATAGCTGGATGGATCCGGTACAGTCCAGGAAGAATCTCCTTTTGGTGGCTCAATCTTTATCAAAGGGCATACTTTATCCTTCACTCTACGTTCCAATGTTTTCTTTTCGTTTTCGTTCATGATGTGCATTTTAATTTTCCTCCACGCTTTAAGTCCGTGCGACTTTGATTTATTGTATATGGGGACTCCTAAATCCTGAGGATTTGTTAGCCTTCATCTCGGTGCAATATCAAAAACTAAACTGATTATTGCATGTTCTCCATAGCAGTTATCGTCTAAATGATTGTCCAATGCGCTTTTAACTTCTTGTTCTGATGAGTTAGGGCTTAACTTGTATCTTGTCAGTATGGCTTCAAGTTCTTTTTCTCTTGCATCATAAGTGCGTCCCCTTGCTACAACCATACCAATATCCCTTAGTTCATCTCCCAAAATGGGGTGTTCAATCTGATAAACTAAAACAGAGTACCTTTTTGGTTCATATTTCATTTTCTTTTCCTCCATTGATTTTATATGGGGACGTTGGGATTTGAACCCAAATTTACCGGTCTGGAGCCGGCAGTGATAGCCGAGTTATACTACGTCCCCAAAAAGCAAACTCGGCATAAAGATCAGAAGAATTATCGCCAAAGCCAAGACTCAAAGAACATAGATCTGATTAACAGCTGATTTTTATTATAAATTTGTATAGTTTTATCTAAGAAAATGTCCTTAACTCCACCGACAATCACTTTTGTGAGTCATATGAATTGGAAATATGGGCTACTATTTAAATATTTCTTTTATTACTGCCAACGAGTTCTCTTTTTTCTTCGGGAACACAGCAAGGCTGATCTTTATATGATAGCAGTTTCCTGAGTCAGTAATGCAAAACTCGTCATTAAACAGCTTTTCCTTGTCCAGCCTTATGAAGAAATTAAGATCCTCATCTGTTCTCGAATCCGCCTGCTGCATTAAAAGCTCTTTTTGATCTTGCGTTAATTTAGAATTTAAAAATTCCAGAAATCCGTTAATATGCCTGTCTTTGATCAGTGTTACTTCAAATATTTTTATGATCCTCTCATTAAATCCAGCCGCATTCTGCTTGTTTAATGTTATTTTTTCTTCTTCAATTTTGAAGGGGATCAAAGAGATTAATTTACTCAGTATCTTTTCAGGATCCTCTCTTTCTTTTGCAAATACGCTGATTTTGACTGAGTTTGCGAGTTTCATCAATAATAAAAAACAGCATATATTTAAATAACTTTATACTTTCCGCATCTTATGAAGCACAACCTTAAGATCACCTTATTGCTTGTCTTGTTTTTCTTCCTTGCCCAGATCATCGGCCTGGCAGTTACGAGCCAGTATGTTCATGTACAGCAGACCAGCTATTTCAATGAAACGCTGAATGAAACTGTAATAATAAAAAACATAACTTACGCAGAGCTGCCTGCAGGCATTGAAAGGCCTGAAATTGAGCCGAGCGCATCAGTCATTTACATAGGCGCAGCAATCCTTGTTGGAACAATCATCCTGCTTGTCCTGATAAGATTCAAGAAAACAAACTGGTGGAAACTATGGTTTTTCTTTTCTGTACTGCTGACATTGACAGTTGCATTTGCCGCTTTCATAAATGCATGGCTGGCATTCTTATTAAGCCTTGTTTTGTCAATATTCAAGGTTTACAGGCCGAATATTTACATCCATAACCTGACAGAGCTTTTCATCTACGGCGGAATAGCTGCTATTTTTGTTCCGATAATGAACCTTTTTGCTGTTTTCATTCTGCTGATCCTCATCTCGCTCTATGACATGTTTGCAGTATGGCAGAGCAAGCACATGATAACAATGGCAAATTTCCAGACAGATTCGAAATTGTTTGCAGGAT includes:
- a CDS encoding 1-acyl-sn-glycerol-3-phosphate acyltransferase; the encoded protein is MSNHKSHLDYCILSLILRQNGFEAPAIGVGSNLFICPFGDYIRKLKAFPIERTNDEFKSREGTFCLLTRG
- the trpS gene encoding tryptophan--tRNA ligase; its protein translation is MSKIIDVYGSELPEDYSKIVKDFGLEPFDLGLFPDPNRLMRRGIVFAGRDLNIISKCIKEKKPFYVLSGIMPTAEKIHLGTKMVVENIKYFQDHGAKTFILVADLESAAARGVPLEEAKKRALNFHIPAYIALGLDPKKTIFYFQSENKDVVHLAYEFAKKITLNEFTAIYGNADPGRIMSAVTQVGDILYPQINERMPGIIPVGIDQDPHLRLTRDIVARVKEKKFFAPSSLYHKFMPALDGSLKMSKSNPDSMIELPEDASSACSKIKKALTGGRDTLEEQRRLGAVIEKDMVFELLKYHLVEDDKELKKIHDDYESGKMLSGEIKEIACKKMTEFMDDFNKKLEKARKQVNGLKFVKFG
- a CDS encoding FAD-binding protein: MHGLYDVLIIGSGIAGSVLAFELEKKHIKYLVCTEQKTLLSNTSSMSFGHCRVPKNKELDDIIEKSTTQLGEDEKRMRFIYSRADLVLSLFKELEINFEHRSFGVIPSGRKKGGRMILEKLQQHISSFETEANLMDFAKSNDLFDVYFIKKDRDIKLRARYLVLATGGYAGTFEYTNNFRYKSYNIFDIVRKNGSEIINTDCIFIHPFGYNEGRKILIGNETREGEFIDSEGNFVFDKETRDLVRNNKYHEIFDQLLRQITAYMKRGSEVYFAGTDGKIKITPTAHYTAGGIKTDNLGEATGCKDLFAIGECKADGSRNGGRFPGYPFTSSIVCGKVLADYFKKTLNNKPCK